One window of the Triticum dicoccoides isolate Atlit2015 ecotype Zavitan chromosome 3B, WEW_v2.0, whole genome shotgun sequence genome contains the following:
- the LOC119274979 gene encoding uncharacterized protein LOC119274979, translating into MGTGRKAETYNAPAPKQDRSNTRWYGDQSFPARNLGEDALAGVIFGCTNKTMNECLSKQLFGLPACHFSYVKNIKPGLPLFLFSYSDRKLHGIFEAATPGQLTIDQFAWSHDGRTKTQYPAQVRVSIKTQCLPLPENIYKGVISGNYHKFRHFHFELDHAQTRDLVSLFVPAPVGAVPNERNFSVPRAPVDAAPNRCSLSGPLPSPIGAQLVRGVVSTESGSTDGEQFAGSAYSVDRNADHASASRTSKSNFDEEPSEWDDLDDGVTEKGTKSVNDGHPHINPLNGQQHDPMDVLQKLQELSLLRQEKAQPSEVAVDYTSGRSRLQESPLGAAFGKDPSNATLGGDAPVKDSTSFEQLCGNDELLQIINELSKKTEAIGKKQTESDEEILVLRATVKDMERKIQELQYQYGKLQLEYSAALLGEPRNILEGPSIFLIGGHNGITWLPSLDSFYPTADRLVPLRPMSSARSYAAVAALNDHLFVIGGGDGDSWYTTVECYNRVSNEWMACPCLKQKKGSLAGATLNGKIFAIGGGDESRSFSEVEMFDPVLGSWIYSPSMQQCRFAPAAAELNGILYVVGGYDFSDDSYLQSAERYDPREGFWTQLASMKTKRGSHSVTVLGEARYALGGYDGDQMLSTVEIFDPRANSWRIGSPFSVPRGYGCAVTADDNVYLIGGSESNGETIETVEVYNERQGWSIPGYKAIGKRAFASAIVV; encoded by the exons ATGGGTACTGGACGGAAGGCAGAGACCTACAATGCCCCAGCACCAAAACAAGATCGAAGCAATACTCGGTGGTATGGTGACCAATCTTTTCCTGCACGTAATCTTGGGGAAGATGCGCTAGCAGGAGTTATTTTCGGCTGCACCAACAAAACAATGAATGAATGCCTCTCTAAACAGCTATTTG GTTTGCCTGCATGCCATTTCTCCTATGTGAAGAATATTAAACCTGGACTGCCTCTGTTTCTGTTCAGTTATAGTGACAGAAAACTGCATGGCATTTTCGAAGCTGCCACTCCTGGCCAGCTTACCATTGACCAATTTGCTTGGAGTCATGATGGTAGAACAAAGACACAGTATCCCGCACAG GTTCGGGTCTCTATCAAAACTCAGTGCCTACCACTTCCAGAGAACATATACAAAGGCGTGATTAGTGGCAATTATCACAAGTTTCGCCACTTCCACTTTGAGCTAGACCATGCACAAACAAGAGACTTAGTTTCTTTGTTTGTACCTGCTCCTGTTGGTGCTGTTCCAAACGAGCGGAATTTTTCGGTACCTCGTGCTCCTGTTGACGCTGCTCCAAACAGATGCAGTCTTTCTGGACCTCTGCCATCTCCAATAGGAGCACAGCTTGTTCGTGGCGTAGTGTCGACTGAGTCTGGTTCAACGGATGGTGAACAGTTTGCCGGTTCAGCATATTCAGTTGATAGAAATGCTGACCATGCCAGTGCAAGTAGAACATCAAAGAGCAACTTTGATGAAGAGCCTTCTGAgtgggatgatttggatgatggTGTGACTGAGAAAGGAACAAAGTCTGTGAATGATGGCCATCCACATATCAATCCATTGAATGGTCAACAGCATGACCCAATGGATGTTTTGCAGAAGTTGCAAGAACTGTCTCTTTTACGGCAGGAGAAGGCCCAACCCTCGGAGGTTGCTGTTGATTATACTTCAGGTAGAAGCAGACTTCAAGAATCACCACTGGGTGCTGCTTTTGGCAAAGATCCATCAAACGCCACCTTGGGCGGTGATGCACCTGTGAAAGACAGCACATCCTTTGAGCAACTTTGTGGAAATGATGAG CTGCTTCAGATCATCAATGAATTATCCAAGAAGACCGAAGCAATTGGGAAAAAGCAG ACCGAGTCAGATGAAGAAATACTTGTATTGAGGGCAACTGTAAAGGACATGGAAAGAAAAATTCAGGAACTGCAGTACCAATATGGGAAATTACAGTTGGAGTATTCAGCAGCACTTCTTGGTGAACCACGCAATATTCTGGAAGGGCCATCAATTTTCCTAATAGGTGGCCATAATGGCATCACCTGGTTGCCATCCCTCGATTCCTTTTACCCTACAGCAGATAGACTAGTGCCGCTGAGGCCAATGAGCTCAGCCCGTTCATATGCTGCTGTTGCTGCATTGAATGATCATCTCTTTGTTATTGGTGGCGGCGATGGCGATTCATGGTATACCACAG TGGAATGCTACAACAGGGTGAGCAATGAGTGGATGGCATGCCCATGCTTGAAACAGAAGAAAGGAAGTCTTGCTGGAGCTACATTGAATGGTAAAATATTTGCTATTGGTGGGGGCGATGAGTCGAGATCTTTTTCAGAAGTTGAGATGTTTGATCCAGTACTTGGGAGTTGGATATACAGCCCGTCTATGCAACAATGT CGATTTGCTCCTGCTGCAGCCGAATTAAATGGCATCCTCTATGTTGTTGGTGGTTATGATTTCAGTGACGACTCATACTTACA ATCAGCAGAAAGGTATGATCCAAGGGAAGGTTTCTGGACCCAGcttgcaagcatgaagacaaaaaGAGGATCCCACTCTGTTACTGTCCTGGGGGAGGCAC GATATGCTCTGGGAGGGTACGATGGAGACCAAATGCTTTCCACTGTGGAGATCTTTGACCCTCGTGCCAATTCGTGGAGGATAGGCAGCCCGTTCAGCGTCCCAAGAGGATATGGGTGTGCAGTCACAGCGGACGACAATGTGTACCTCATTGGCGGGTCCGAATCCAATGGAGAAACTATTGAAACT GTGGAAGTTTACAATGAGAGGCAAGGCTGGTCTATCCCTGGCTACAAGGCGATAGGGAAGAGGGCCTTCGCCTCTGCCATCGTCGTTTGA